Proteins encoded in a region of the Kosmotoga arenicorallina S304 genome:
- a CDS encoding ATP-binding protein, with protein sequence YLAMRYETKSTLITTNLVFSEWIKIFHDKALTMALLDRITHNALILNMSGRSYRRRDVLNT encoded by the coding sequence ATATCTGGCAATGAGATACGAAACAAAGAGCACGTTAATTACAACGAATCTCGTGTTCTCAGAATGGATAAAGATTTTCCATGACAAAGCCCTTACCATGGCATTGTTAGACAGAATTACGCACAACGCTTTGATTCTCAATATGTCTGGAAGAAGTTACCGAAGAAGAGATGTTTTGAATACCTGA